Part of the Ornithodoros turicata isolate Travis chromosome 6, ASM3712646v1, whole genome shotgun sequence genome, CACAGTCCAGCAAAGCACATAGTCCTGCACTCTGTCTTGCTGCTGGCACAACTGAACTGGCAGTCAGAGGGCTGATCTTCAGGCGCCACCACCCTTCCATGTAACTACCTCTTCCTCCTCGTCCCCCTCCTCTCCACAATAGCTCCAGACCGACCAAAGTACGAGTATCGTCGTTGGTGGGCCCTCGTCGTGGGTGGGTTGAAGCTGACTCTTTAAAATAAATATGCGAATAAATTAACGGATGACGCCCGACgggaatacaacaacaacaactttattactgGCCGACGGGAATACCAATCTGCAGTAAGTTTCCGAAACTTGTCACAAACAGCGATGTTTCTGCACTTTCTAATTGCTCAACTAGCTCAACTTCTCAACTCAATTGCTCAACTCCTAATGGCTCCGATCGTGAGATAGGACAGTTTTTGCGAAGGGTACACATGGTGGCGAGTAAGCCACAATAAGCATACCTCGCTGTATGTAATGCCTTAGGGCCCTTTAAGGtattaaaatgaaatgaaatatccTAGCATTCAAAATCCCAGATCTCAAAACTTTCAATACCAAAATCGAAAATAGCGATATCAAAGCTTCTGCGAGGTCAGAGAATGACCTTGTTGCAAAATAACATATCACTGAGCAACGTGTCAGCGTCGCGTGTTTTCGATGTCGGTCGCAGTCGATTTTGTGAACGTACGGCACATTTGAGCGACTGTTACTGGCCTCACGTATACTTCACGTGCTCTTCCTGCTCATTAAACTATAACTGAATTATTGCCCACCCATTGGTCCGTAGCCTATTGCCTTTGTGCCACACTACCGCAGGAAGAAGAAGTGCAGGAAGAAGTAGAAGAATCGAACCCTCGGTTTTCTGGCTCGAAGCTTTATCGGAGCTTTATCGAAGCGTTTGTCCCCGGATAGATTTGACTGGCGTCATGAATATTGAAGACAGCGCACCCATCTATGAAagcgctcaagacaacaatctTCGTCAGAGGCTGGTGGCTTCCAACGATCAGCTGTTAGTATATTCCTCCGTCTCCGTATACGAGCATTGCAGACAACATACTCGTAATATATGCCATGTTTCCAAACAGCGAAGGCGATGGAAGGAGACCGCGTCATCATAAACATTTTCTGAAGCGATTTCGACGATCCAAGCTGCAATTAGTTTGCGCCACGACTTCCGTCTTCCTGGTGGTGAGTGCGGCAGCAGTCTTGGCCGTCATTATAGTACGACACAACGGACTCGGAAGAAATTCTTCAAGAGACACTCGATCTCGTGGTCGAAGAGCCCTCGATGAGGTCAGCATTTCCTTAGTAATATACAGCTATGAATGTCTTGTCAATTCGTGATTCGTGGTCTTAGGACGACgatgccgatatttcgaaataGAGCGTTACATTATACAGGTGCCACTTTAGGTATGTCACGTGAGCCTTTGTTTGGGGCCGGTTGTAATTCCCTCGCACGTTACATGTGGCGTTACGTTTTCCGTGGATTCTCTGAGGTCGCCTCCTGGTACGGCATGAAACGTAGACAGAATGCTTCTTCCGCGGGTAAACTGTAGTGATTAACTTCACTCAACATGATGCCTCACAGGAAGGCGTAAAAAGCTCAACCGTACTGTAATGGTACCTCAATATGCAAGAACCATTAGAAAGCAAATCCTCAAATCATTATTCTTCTGTTAGTTCATCCTTACTTCATACATAATACCCGTACGCTGATTGCCTCTTATCTAACTGGACGTGTTTCATAGAATGACACGTGCCCTGAAGACGTTTTTGCCCCTGCTGTCGGCCCCTTCGAGGTGCGTACGAACTCTATAGTGAAGATGGTACTTCAAGGAATCAACACCAGACGCTTACAGAAACATTTAAGGTGAGGTATTGGAAGGTCTGCTAAGGTGATGGCAACGTATTGAACTCACCACGCTTGCAGGTTTCTAACAGCTAGACCTCACCTGTCCGGGACTAAGGACAGCGAGGACACTGTTGCCAATTACATATACGAAAAACTCAAGGAAAATGGTCTCGATGCCTACGAAAAGATTCCGTATAAAATTCTGCACCAGTATCCAGTTCCGGAGGAGCCCAACAGGGTGAGCAGAGCAGCTAATTCGAATAGGGTACCTCACCTATTTGGGTGGACCCTTTTTTCGAATAATGCAGTGACCGAGAAGCCGGGAATTTGCTGGAAATCTTCTATGATGTTTATGTACAGTTCCTACGCTGCACAAGCGCAAATGGATAAAATACGCAGCAGTTAGGGAAGAAGCTTAATTGTTGAAAACTTCTCCTTCTCATAGTCTATGGCACGAAATTTTGAAGCTGCCAAGCTTACTGGCAACGTTCGAAGATGCTGTAAAAAATTCTGGCAGTAACAGTGTCAGATGCTTTGAATAGCTTCCCAAAGAACGTGGAGGCAAACTCTTTAGAAGACAGAGCAAGTTCTGGAGACAAAATCTAAACCGTCACATGTGGAAGAACAACTTCGTATAAAGTAGATAGGCTAAGACTGGGCTTGGAGCAAGAGTGCTGCTGAGTTAGATGCATGACGAAAAGCTGGAGACCAGGAACAAAAAGAACGCACACATAGAACGTCTCAGCCTTCTGGGTTATACCCTTCAGCGGACATGATATTGGCAAAGGTGACAGACTTTTCTAACGGATCGCAACACGTAACCCTGAGCAGGTTCTCCTGGTAGACGCGAGCGGAGCTGTGCTGCTAGAGGCCAAGCTGAAAGAAGGCGAAATTCCTGGTGTGCGAACTTCTTCCGTACCAGGGTACATCGCCTTTTCCGCGAAAGGAACAGCAGAGGTACGTCGTAATACTTTTGCATGGCTATACACTTCATCGAAACAGCTTCTCTTCATCACGTTTCCGTGCAGGGGGAACTTATATACGTGAACCACGGTACCCAGAAGGACTTCGATAAACTGAAGGCGAACGATGTCGACACTTTCAACCGCATATGTATCTGTCGATTAGGAGGGGACCATTTGCGAACTGCAGTACGTATGCTTCCCGATGACTTCGCGCTGATTAGAGCAGTCGAAGTAACAAAGACGTCTACGTGGGCCCCGGAGCAAGAGAATTCCCATTCGACTGTTGCACCGCGCGTTTCGACATCTGCAGCTTGCATGCCTACAACAAACGGGGATTGCTGTATAAGATAACCTTTACGGGCTGTACAACTTGCTTCCTCTGCGTGGAAATTAGTGCTACAACATAGGACGTGTCGTGCGCTAGCAATTCTCTCGCTTGAGAATCATCGTTCTCGATGGATGAGTTGATAACGTATCTGACTAACGTATCTGCTGACAGGGGCGGTATTTGGACCACGCACCTGTTGATTGCAGGTCAAGCGCCCTACCAATTTCAGTTTCTTTCAGAATAATTGGTAGGGCACTTCACCGGCAATTAAGAGGTGCATCGTTCAAATCCCGCCACTATCTGACTTTGTCGTCGATTGTCATATTTCAACTGCTTGCTGATCCCTTCAGCTCATGGACCCTTTAGTTCAGGGACTCACTCTGGCGTCGCTTCTCGTCGTAATTGTCTCGCAACGTGAAACCACGTGCTCAATTAGCGGAGGGTTCCCTTACTATATGCTATGTTTACATACAGAGGTGAGTTTATAATAAGAGACCGAGGTAGACACCGTCGTTCTTCTTGCAACATGCCGAAAGATTAAGACGTTTAAACGTGTGTAATTGCCATTCAGGCTGCACCTCGTAACAAGCTTCACCAGCAACCAGCTGAAGCACAACCCACGTCTTTCTTGTTGTACGCCTCCAGGTCCGTAACTGCCAGGAGAACGGCGGCGTCGGTGTCCTCTTCTTTCCCGACCCTGCAGACGTCTCACCTCTTGGCCCAGAGGAGGTGTACCCAAGATCGGCGTTCGTTGGAGGTACTGCGCTACAAAGGGGAAGTTTATTTACGTACGGCGATCCAGAGACACCAGGGTACCCGTCAGTTGGTGAGCTGAAATATACTTCGAAACGATTGCAACGTACTCATGATCTTTTTTCGTTCGCAAGACGAGGCACTAAGGGTCGAAAGGCTTCCAGGGTTGCCAAAGATTCCCGCCCAGGTAATCGGATACGACGATGCTGAAAAACTCCTGCGGTAAGATTGCTGTACATCTCGCGCACCATCGTCTAATCGCGACGACAACCACGTTGACCAAACTACACCTCACTACTTCATCTTTTATAGCCTTCTGGATGGCAAAGAAATTTTTCCTCACGGAGGATTCCAGTTTCCCTACAGGACGGGACCTTTCAGCAAACAAAATAAGGAAAAGTACGATAAACTTTACGGTGCTCTCGAAGCATACTATTTACAAAGGGATTTTGCTTGCGGCGTGACCTGGACACATTTCTTTTTTCAGACTCGTACGTGTCATTGTGAACAGCGAAATGAAGCGGAAGACCTGCTACAATATCATCGGGGCCATCAAAGGACGCGAGCAACCAGGTGACCATCCTAGCCGACCACGCATAGATTGACAgtgcaatgtaaaaaaaaaaaaaaatagagagaaaaaTGTATGTACGAGTTAACATCTACTACAAAACATCCTGTTCATGATCCTGATCTCAAACATCCTGAGCCCATGCTACGTACATATGTGCACCCCCTAAGATCCATGATGAACACAGTCTGTCAACAGATCGTTTATCTATAACCGCGAGCTCGATGGGGAGGGCTGCAAAAAAATTCGGGTGCAGTTACATTGCGACAGTGGcacgcaggaaaaaaaaacaaagaaaaaaaaacggtgttgcCAGACATTTGAGGGGGGCTTTGGGCGGGGTCTGTCGAATACAcagagcaacagcagcaagACAGCACGACTGCTACACCCTAGTGCCCGTGACTACAGTAGCCGTAAGATGTAGACGTATATCTTGCGTATTACGGCACTTTTTAGCATTGCCAACATCAACGTCAGCGTTGCCACTTATGTATCGTACGTATGCTACAAGTAGTGTGCTTCAGAGGAGGACATCGGAAACTGAGCCTCAAGCTCTATAGTGACACAATGCTTCGAGTTGCACATGACGCTCTTATTGGCAACCTTCACCGCCACGGCCACTCATTCTGTTCTCTTACCTCAAGTGCAGATCGTTATGCCTTGACGGGAAACCACCACGATGCTTGGGCGTACGGCGCCGCGGAGCCGTCTTCAGGAACCGCGGCTTTGCTGGAAGTCTCTCGGATCCTGGGTGGGTTGAGGCGTAACGGATGGCGACCGCGACGGACTATAGTGTTCGCCTTCTGGGCTGCTCACGAGGTGGCTCTAGCTGGCTCCCAAGAATGGTTGGAGGTGAGAAAGAGGTCCTTAGGGACCAGATACTGACGTCTATATAATGTCCGCGCCGACATTTTCTATCGCAGGATAAATTCCTGTTATTGAATAAGGGTGCCGTCGGATACGCGAATGTTGGGAGCTGCGTGTCAGGTGAGTTTCTTTCAGTTTCGTCTGGCACCTACTGCATTCAGTTAGTGGTTGCGTGACAATGTAAAGGACTGTAATATACATCAATGTTAACCTGTATTCCAAGCTTTATAGCAAAACGGATAATAGCCAGAAAAGTGGGGCCGCAGGTCGCGCAACCCATCCCGCTCTAACGTCACTCCAGGTATCTCTGCCAGCGAGGCGGTCGTGCACGAGATCACATGCTTTCGGGAACCAATAGAAAATGGCCGAGGCTCTCTCTTCTCTGACGTCAGCGCTTAACGCTTTTCAGCTCAGAAGCACCCGCAGAGACCCAAGCAGCATAATATCTTGgtcccaatattggaccagcaTTGTCAATAGGGCCCAAGATGCTGCGCTGCTTTTGAAATTTCTTCAATGAGTGCAGTACAACATGTCACATATGTCAAGGTTCCACAATCGCTTTAAAGTGGTCGGGCACGAGAAATACGACATGCATTGTTGAGTAATCTCGGCTACACGTGCATTTCAAAGTTCTCGGGGACCCCATGCAGTGAATTAGCAAGTACTTTAACCTCCTCCATTTAAGCATGGCGAGGTAACTGAGCTCTCTTGCTGCCAACAGGACCTACGTTTGCTGCTAGCGCGTCGCCTACTTTACGAAATATCCTCTACAGCGCCACCAAAGTGGTAAGAGAGATATGCTATGGCATTATATTTAACTTACGGAAGAACTCGTTGTCTTCAGGTCCCATACGGCAAAAAATCGCTGTACGAAGCTTGGTTCGAATACATGTTCAATAGGACAGCCAAAAAAGAACCTCCGTAAGTTACTGTCTCTTAAGAACTGATAAACCAAGGACGAacttaaaaacaaaaaaataaacaaaaacatatCTGTAGCGTCAAGTTACCTCGTGGCATCGCAGACACGTCACCCTTCAACTTCTACGCTGGAATTCCAGCTGTGGATATCACATTCCGACCAGATAAGGTATGATACCAAAAGCCATGTTGATACAACTACCACAAAGGTTCTAAAAACACAGACAATGTCACCGATAACGTAAGAGTGCCAGCGCCAGCAGTGCCGACATACCAGTACACCGAAGGCGAAAGGACTCGGGGTTAAGAAGTACCTGAGGGCTGagaggtactgcttgcgacacggttgtctgaaatccgCTCCCCGTGGTATATCCCATGTCAAATCTCAAGGcgttgcaagatcatttatttcgagtaagaaacacatGCAGGATATGGTGCACCAATATTGGAACTACATTTTCGAGGGTGATCAATGAAATATCGGCTGCAGACAAgggatttcagacaaccgtgtctcGAGCAGTACATCACATTACAGAAAGTGTTTGGATCTTCTATAAGGGAAGCCCATAGTAGGTTTCATAATCATTCTTGTCCCGCAGAAGGGCGTAGGCAGTATCCCCTACCCAGCCTTCCACACGGCTTATGACAACATACACTTGCTGGAGACGTACTTGGACCCCAACCTAACGATCACGAAGCATTGCGCTCAGCTGGACGGAGTCTTGACGCTCATTCTAGCAGAGTCGGATATCTTGCCCTACGATTTCATAGCATTGGGTCGGGAACTTCAGAAGGCAGTGGACAGGCTAAAAGAGCACCAACGGGACATCGTCGACAGCAAGGCTAATATCAGTGAGCTCCTTGTGAAACCCTATAGAGCGTTGAAATCTCTCTATGATACGTCATATCTTTCTTTCTGCAGAGTGGCTGAGAAAAGAGATCGCACAATTCAATTTGGAGGCTAAGAAGTGGCATCAGTGGCTGAAAAAGGCAAAAGACGGGATGGAGTGAGTATCACGTATAGGGAAAGCACCAGCGCTGTAGAAGGCACTGGAATGGAAACGGGAAATAAGATAACGGTAACGGAAATACAGGCTCTGCTGTCCAGTACATCCATACACGTACGTGGGTCACGAAGTCAGTTCACAGAGCACTTACGAGGTTTGACTGATCAGgtatttccctacacccccacTGGTTTATTCCAACCCCACCCATATGAAATTATAAGATTTCCCAATACAGCTCGGCTATCATGCATATACCCATAAACATGAAtccataaacatatacccccttcGAAGCTcggttaccccccccccctccccaagaGGTCGATTTCTGGGGCAATTACTCCACTGAGTCATGTTCTGTCTGTAAATAGCATCGTTTGAAAACATATCTACCCCCCTCCCCAACAACTCCTAAAAGTTCTTACTTTGTGACGTTCTGCTGATGCGCTTTCATCTTCTTTTTTGTGGACTACGTGGATAGTTCTTCGGTATAGATGGTAGCAAGAGATTATTGGCAACAGTCCATATTATGCTTTCTTTATGCCCTAGAGGTATCTGTGGTTGGATCTCTATCATGAAATTTCATAGAAGGATCGTTGCAGCTCACCCGTTCACATCGAGCACGTCCGTTCAAGCAAGCATTGATGGACTATTGCCTTCCAGGTTAACAACTCGACGAGCCATCAACGATCGGATGCTTTTAATAGAACGGGCATTCATCAAACTTCCTGGCTTTCCCGACAGACCCACTGTCAGGTAACCCGACGGTGCAACTGGCGCCGAAACGCGCTAGTTCTCCTTGGTCATCGAAGCATGTCTAAAACGACTGCGCCATTGCAGGAACCTGGTGTTCTCACCACGGCGTAGAGATCCCTTAAACGTGGTGCCGTTCCCCACTGTCGAGGATGCAGTGCATTCTACGTACCTGACACAGGAAGGTTCAACCGGTCGACATGAGGCACACGAAGCCATCAGACGTGCTGTCAACGATGTAGCACTGGCAACACGTTCGGCGAGACTTCTGCTCAACCCAGACTTTGTTATATAATCGATGTTCCTCGATACAGTACGACTCATAAAAAGTCCCTTCGTTGTAACGTATTATAGTGTTACGAGCATATATGGAAGTATCGCTTGCCTGAGACCAAGCAAGACAACCATGAAGGGTGCTATAGTTTCTCTTATGTCCATGGTGGGTGCTAAACGGTGGGGTACGATTATACCAGTTACCTATCAGTATCTTCACACACAACATGTGGGTACGCTTTCACAGTGTCAGTGAGCTGAcgtatgtatacagggtgtcccagaaaacgtgtcattgaattataataaaaaaactacaccacctagggtcatgcggtcaatgacatttgttcttattgggtttttgccaccacctcatgcgaatgtcgtgtaacgtaagtttaattatgtaaatttttgcgagcttaagtcggaaatttgcctagtaaaggtcactttttcgccccaccaatgtgaagagcgtgtctaatttagtcaaattaatgataatattcatattcaggagctatcccatcggaaaaaatagccgaacatcatgctctacggaggtcgcacagaatagcgcacaatgaatttttcagcgcaatctttgtcagtccgacgaaaggaggttggaaacccagccctccccgacatcgcagaaagagataaaacaggcacagcttatcacgtccgactttcgctgggataatgctttccctctcccaattttaagaagtgttactttttctactatcactctgtgggctggctgcggaacctcctttcgtcgcactgagagcgattgcgctcaaaaagtcatcgcgcgttatggtccggtaccccgaaaagcatgatattcggctattttttccgatgggatagctcgtgaatatcactgtcaattatcatgaatttgagtgaattcggcacgctcttcacattggtggggtaaaaacgtgacctttacttggcaaatttccaagttcagttcgcaaatatttacataattaaacttggagtacatgacattcacattaggaagtggcaaaaacctaataagaacaaatgctgttgaccgcatgattctaggtggcgtagtttttttattataattcaatgacacgttttctgggacaccctgtatacgcttGATCGCTCtattacgaggggtgttcaagtcaaaccgggactttgtctCCTGGGTGTACAAATGACTCTCGCTACTTTttggtcattttcacacgcctccgcgttcaccacgtggtggtccaaagtttgtgcgaaacaaaagacacgtgctagacaagatggccgacaacgaggtgagcgcgcgcatcgaacagcgaattgctatgaagtttctcgtgaatgaaggcgtaaagtcatctgaaattaaCAGAAgattcaggctcagtatggccacgatacacttagccgcaacaaagcgtttgagtggtgcaaacggttccgagacggccgtacatcagtgcaggacgaccccggccggggcggctcagagtccAGTGTCAGAGTTATCCTGAGAACAtacaacttgtggagcgccttatcctcaagaaccgacgaacatgtctcgatatcaatagtgcatatagtgcgatcaatagtgcatattactgccaggttctcaggggtgtgcataaggtgctgaagcaaaagcggccgggcctcatcaccaaagaagtcgtcctcctacaggacaatgcacgcccgcataccgcacatctcaagacaggcaccttacaggaactttgctgggagttgctgccacatcccccttacagtccagacctcgcccccagtgatttccatctcttcgggcccaTCTCTGGGGAcccagctgcgacgacgaggtcaagaatgcggtccgaccatggctactacgcgccggtaaggatttctaccctgctggcatccaagccctcgtgaaacgctggggcaagtgcattagtgcagctggagattacgtggaaagataaaactaatttctcgccctaaagttcattttacttttgcgaaaaattaaaagtcccggtttgacttgaacgccccttgTACATGCGTGCAGTGGTAGATCAAGCAAGCTGAATTCTTTTCAGTAAGCTTCAATGTTGTCAACAAGCAGATGAAATTCAGGGTTCGCATAGGCCCTTGAAACGGGGTGGAGTATAGCCCCTgttgatgaaactccccattcccttgatttcaaaaaaaaaaaactttcactGGAAGTGATGCAGAGTTATAAAAAATCCTTTGCACGGAGGTGCGCGCCGTCTCGGAGTTTGTTGTGGTATGGAGAACACCGTGGCACAAAAAACTTGGAACaaatagacacacacacaaataattgCACGTTGTGCTGTTAACGCGCCTCATGGCTCGAATTCAGGTGATAGGAAGTGCTGTGCGGAAGGTGCAAGTTCCAGAATGCCTGGCTAGGATAGGTCAGACCAGACGCAAGTAATCCCGATGAAGGGGCGCCGTATGTCAGAAGACTATCAACGTCACCACAATGGCCTAATCGGCGTTGAAAAGTCTACTTTTCTCGAAGCGTGTTTCCCGAGCGGCAGCAGATGAAGACAGCTCTCCATCGCTGGATGCATGTCAGCGGCAAACCTAACGTTGGGAATCCCTAGACATCGGCGGGAAAAGGCACGACCTTTGAACCAATCCTTGAAGTGGCCTCTAGGTAGTTACACAAGCTGAGACTTTGCGGATATTGAAGATAGTCCCTCCCAATTCTCCTACAGCTCTTCTATAAATGGTACAAATGTCCTCGTATAGTGAGTTGACCAGGAGCTTCACttgcggagagagagagagagagaaaaaaacgatTTGTACATTCCACGTGATGGTCTACGGCTGTGTTTTCTTTCCCAAGTTGAAGACAGAGGGAAGAAATCAGGTAACACTTAGTCCTGCTACGTATCTGATGAAACAATGAATACATACCTGCAGCAAAAGGAATATGATGTCAATGTCGCACTGAATCGGGCATTACATCGTTACTTCAAATGAACTCAACTCAAATGAAAGCTTCACCTTCCTTGAATTTTGTTCGTTGGAATGCTTGAAATCCTTGAATTTGGGGTCAACTTTTCTTTACGAACCCTGTGCTGAATATGAAGGGAATTGCATCATAACGAGAGcctccgatatttcgaacagagactgttcttcttgcCCAGAACAGCAgcactgttcgaaatatcggcggccgTCGTCCCGAGGCAATTCCTTTCATACTttgccggttcgctggatttcgcGTCTACCTGAGCTGAATAGCTGGTCATGATCATGCGAGACTGATGAAAGATACGGCACAGCTGTGCTTATAGTTATCATATAATTGAAAGATACGTGCCCCGAGAGCGGGGACACACAATAAAAATGCAAtcataaaaaaatattgcatcTGTGATTGCTGGTCATCGCTGATGTATGGTTGCAACCAAATGCGCGCGCAAATTCCGGGAACTGCGAGAGCGGAAAATTGACCCTGTCTTCGGGTGGAAGCGTGAAGGCAGTTTCGAAGCGATGCCGCCTGTACACGTCACCGCTGCTCTCACAGTTATCCAGCGCGTACAGTACAAAGAACACCTGTTCAGGGCTCATTTGGGGCATGGTAGGCAGTGCCACAGAAGAGTGCCAGATCTGTCTGATCTTCACGAACTCCTGCGAAAGACAACATCGGCAAATTAAACCCAAGGAAGGATCAGCAACGGGAGCCAGAAAGCTTGCAACTGTCACAAGACaaagcggaaat contains:
- the LOC135398145 gene encoding aminopeptidase NAALADL1-like isoform X1 translates to MNIEDSAPIYESAQDNNLRQRLVASNDQLEGDGRRPRHHKHFLKRFRRSKLQLVCATTSVFLVVSAAAVLAVIIVRHNGLGRNSSRDTRSRGRRALDENDTCPEDVFAPAVGPFEVRTNSIVKMVLQGINTRRLQKHLRFLTARPHLSGTKDSEDTVANYIYEKLKENGLDAYEKIPYKILHQYPVPEEPNRVLLVDASGAVLLEAKLKEGEIPGVRTSSVPGYIAFSAKGTAEGELIYVNHGTQKDFDKLKANDVDTFNRICICRLGGDHLRTAVRNCQENGGVGVLFFPDPADVSPLGPEEVYPRSAFVGGTALQRGSLFTYGDPETPGYPSVDEALRVERLPGLPKIPAQVIGYDDAEKLLRLLDGKEIFPHGGFQFPYRTGPFSKQNKEKLVRVIVNSEMKRKTCYNIIGAIKGREQPDRYALTGNHHDAWAYGAAEPSSGTAALLEVSRILGGLRRNGWRPRRTIVFAFWAAHEVALAGSQEWLEDKFLLLNKGAVGYANVGSCVSGPTFAASASPTLRNILYSATKVVPYGKKSLYEAWFEYMFNRTAKKEPPVKLPRGIADTSPFNFYAGIPAVDITFRPDKKGVGSIPYPAFHTAYDNIHLLETYLDPNLTITKHCAQLDGVLTLILAESDILPYDFIALGRELQKAVDRLKEHQRDIVDSKANIKWLRKEIAQFNLEAKKWHQWLKKAKDGMELTTRRAINDRMLLIERAFIKLPGFPDRPTVRNLVFSPRRRDPLNVVPFPTVEDAVHSTYLTQEGSTGRHEAHEAIRRAVNDVALATRSARLLLNPDFVI
- the LOC135398145 gene encoding aminopeptidase NAALADL1-like isoform X2 is translated as MNIEDSAPIYESAQDNNLRQRLVASNDQLEGDGRRPRHHKHFLKRFRRSKLQLVCATTSVFLVNDTCPEDVFAPAVGPFEVRTNSIVKMVLQGINTRRLQKHLRFLTARPHLSGTKDSEDTVANYIYEKLKENGLDAYEKIPYKILHQYPVPEEPNRVLLVDASGAVLLEAKLKEGEIPGVRTSSVPGYIAFSAKGTAEGELIYVNHGTQKDFDKLKANDVDTFNRICICRLGGDHLRTAVRNCQENGGVGVLFFPDPADVSPLGPEEVYPRSAFVGGTALQRGSLFTYGDPETPGYPSVDEALRVERLPGLPKIPAQVIGYDDAEKLLRLLDGKEIFPHGGFQFPYRTGPFSKQNKEKLVRVIVNSEMKRKTCYNIIGAIKGREQPDRYALTGNHHDAWAYGAAEPSSGTAALLEVSRILGGLRRNGWRPRRTIVFAFWAAHEVALAGSQEWLEDKFLLLNKGAVGYANVGSCVSGPTFAASASPTLRNILYSATKVVPYGKKSLYEAWFEYMFNRTAKKEPPVKLPRGIADTSPFNFYAGIPAVDITFRPDKKGVGSIPYPAFHTAYDNIHLLETYLDPNLTITKHCAQLDGVLTLILAESDILPYDFIALGRELQKAVDRLKEHQRDIVDSKANIKWLRKEIAQFNLEAKKWHQWLKKAKDGMELTTRRAINDRMLLIERAFIKLPGFPDRPTVRNLVFSPRRRDPLNVVPFPTVEDAVHSTYLTQEGSTGRHEAHEAIRRAVNDVALATRSARLLLNPDFVI